The Methanothrix sp. DNA window CTGCCAACAGCCACCGGGGCAGAAGGAGCAGAGCCACGAGAAAATCCTTCCTCACTTCTAAACAATTCTTCACCGTCCTTAGCGAAAAACTACACAGAGTTTTTGCGCATTCATAACTCTGAAATACTGGTATTAAAACCTTTTGCCCGCATGCTGCGATCTGGATGTCATAATCTCTTAAGAATAAGTGCCGGGGGCGGGATTCGAGCCCGCGACTTCCAGATGACCCAGGCGCCTGTGGCTTACCCTATGAGTCTGGCGCCCTAACCAGCTAGGCCACCCCGGCCCGGAGAGAGCCCTCGTCGAGATCTTACATAAGGTTTGTGCTCAAAGATTGACGTAAAAGGATCTCAGCACACGATCTCAGGTATCTGACAGCCTGCGGGATGGCTGGGAGACTCTGCAGATATCAGTGGCACCGCATGGCTGGTCGCCGGGTTCTCAGCGGTTCGGGCAGATCTCCTGGGATAATTATTTCTCGATCGACTCAGAGCATCACTTGATGGAGCTTAGCATCTCTGGATCTGTCAGCGATACCCTCTCAGGAAGGACAGTGGCTCTGGGCGTCACAGGGAGCATCGCGGCCGTGAGGGCTGTCGATCTGGTGCGCGACCTGATCAGACGCGGCGCGGATGTGCACTGTGTGATGTCAGAGGCGGCGCAGAGGATACTGCATCCGCAGGCGCTTGAATACGCCAGTGGCAACCCGGTCATCACGGAGATAACCGGCCGCGTCGAGCATGTGGAGCTTTGCGGGATTGAGGGGCGCGCGGATATGCTTCTGATAGCCCCTGCCACAGCGAACACGATAGGAAAGATCGCATGCGGCATAGACGATACGCCGGTCACGACCTTCGCGACCACCGCGATAGGAAGCGGAAAGCCGGTAGCTGTTGTGCCTGCGATGCACGAGGCCATGTACCGTCACCCTGCAGTTGTCGAAAATCTGAACAGGCTGAGATCAATGGGAGTCGTGTGCATAGATCCCAGGATCGAGGAGTCGAAGGCGAAGATCGCGGAAAATGCGAGGATCGTCGCCGAGGTCGAGCGGATTCTGGGGCCGGGAGATCTCAGATCTAGGCGCATTCTCGTGACTAGCGGTGCAACTGCTGAGAGCATCGATCCGATCAGGATAATAACAAACCGCGCCTCAGGAAGGACCGGCGTGGAGATAGCGCGTGAGGCATACAGGCGCGGCGCGGAGGTGACTGTGGTTCACAGGGCCAGGCTGGGGCTGCCCTTTAAGGAGGTACACGTCGAGAGCGCTCAGGATATGCTCGACGCTGTTATGAAAGAGCTCTCCACAGGGTACGACGCCCTTATAGGCGCAGCAGCCGTCGGGGACTTCACCGTGGATGCGGAGCAGAGAAAGATCAAATCAAATGATGAGATCGTCCTGAGGCTCAGGCCTGCCCCGAAGATACTGAGATCTGTACGCTCAGCGCATCCGGATCTCACGATCATAGGGTTCAAGGCCGAGACGTTCGTGAGCGATGAGGATCTGATCAGAAGCGCCCGCGAATCCATGGATGCATCGCGCCTGAATCTCGTGATCGCAAACGATGTGGGTGCAGGCGGGATGGGAACCGACGATAACAGGGTTCTGATTGTAAGAGAGGATGGCTCTCATGCAGAGGTCTCAGGGAAGAAGAGCATAATAGCGAGAAGTGTGATCGATGAGCTTGTGAGGATCATGAATGAGAGAGATCGTGGATGGAGGGAAGCGCGAAAACCGCAGTGAGCGAGATCACCAGGAGAATGTCGCTGACTCGGCGAGGGCCACGGTCCCAGGGCATGTGACCGGATTCTTCGCAGCAAGGCGCGAGGATGATCCTCTTGCGTCCGGCTCCATAGGCTGCGGGTTCACCCTCGGGCTCCTCGCAAGGACCACTGTCAGCGCAGCAGATTCAACCCAGATAATCATCAACGGGCATCCATCTGATGCGCCAGTGAGCAGACACGTTGTTGAATCGCTGGCCCCGTCGCCTGTCAGGGTCGAGACAGAGCTGGATATGATCATGGGCGCTGGATTCGGGGCGAGCGGCGCGGGAGCACTGGGCTGTGCATACGCGCTGAACCAGCTCTTCGAGCTGGGGCTGACGTCAAACCAGGTCGCCTCGGTCGCGCATCGCGCTGAGGTCCTGAGCGGCACAGGCCTCGGGGATGTCATAGCGCAGAACACCGGGGGTCTCGTCATCCGCATAGCGCATGGCGCTCCGGGCCGGGGCGTGGTCGACAGGATTCCGGTTCCGGGAACAAAGGTCTACGCGGTTGTGAGGGGGCCGATCCCAACCAGGGAGGTGCTCATGGATGCGAGCGTGATGAAACGGATCAACGATGCTGGTGAGAGGGCTGTGAAAGAGATCCTCCGCAGGCCGACTCTTGGGGAGTTCATGCGTCTTTCGAGGGGATTCACATGTGAGATAGAGCTGGCGAGCTCATGGGCGCTGGATGCCATGGAGGCAGTTGAATCTGCAGGTGGAATGGCGAGCATGATAATGCTTGGCGACTCTGTTTTCGCAGTGGGGGGAGAGGAGTGCAGGGAGGCGCTTCAGCATTTCGGAGATGTGATCGAGACAGAGATCGTTCATAGGGGGCCTCTGCTTGACTGAGATACCGAAATCGCATCCCAGATACACATCACTCATGACGCGCGAGAGGATAGCTGAGGGCGTGAGGAATGGGATAACAAGCGTCCAGGGTCTGATTGCACAGGGCAGGGGCGAGGCGTTCGATTACATCCTCGGCGAGAGGACGATGATCTCCGCGGATCGGGCAACACTCGCAGCAGCGGCAGCTCTTCTGATCGCGAAGAGGCCGGCGATCAGCGTGAATGGGAATGTCGCAGCTCTTGTCCCGGGAGAGATGGTGGAGCTTGCATCTCTCCTGAATGCACCCCTCGAGGTGAACCTCTTTCACAGGAGTGAGGAGAGGGTGAGGAGGATCGCAGATCTCCTCAGATCGCACGGCGCGCGCCTGGTGCTCGGAGAGAATCCCGACTGCAGGATACCGGGACTGGAGCACAGCCGCGCGCTGGCAACGAGAGGCGGCATATACGATGCGGATGCTGTGCTGATACCCCTTGAGGACGGTGACAGGTGCGAGGCGCTTGTGGGGATGGGGAAGACTGTGATAGCTGTGGACCTCAACCCCCTCTCGAGGACATCGATGAGGGCCAGCATCACGATCGTGGATAACATAACAAGAGCTGTGCCGAATCTTACAAGAAAGATAAGCTCGCTCTCGGGCTCCACCACAGAGTATCTCCAGGCTGTGCTGATGGATTACAGCAACAGGGACACATTGAGGGATGCTCTGCTCGAGATGCGGGAGTATATCACTGCAAGAATGAATGAGCTGGATGGTGCACAGGGATCAGCCGGCAAGCGGATCTGAGAGAGTCCACGAGCAGGTCACGCTCTCGATGAGTGAATATGCTGTCAGAAATCTGCGTGCACCGGCACAAGGATGATCTCGCAGGGTCGCATGCCTCTGAACTCAGTGATGCGATTACGCGGCCCCAAAAGGTCGCTGCTGTATCCCTGGACGCCCGCAAACAATATCTCTGAGATCATC harbors:
- a CDS encoding 4-phosphopantoate--beta-alanine ligase translates to MTEIPKSHPRYTSLMTRERIAEGVRNGITSVQGLIAQGRGEAFDYILGERTMISADRATLAAAAALLIAKRPAISVNGNVAALVPGEMVELASLLNAPLEVNLFHRSEERVRRIADLLRSHGARLVLGENPDCRIPGLEHSRALATRGGIYDADAVLIPLEDGDRCEALVGMGKTVIAVDLNPLSRTSMRASITIVDNITRAVPNLTRKISSLSGSTTEYLQAVLMDYSNRDTLRDALLEMREYITARMNELDGAQGSAGKRI
- a CDS encoding pantoate kinase: MREIVDGGKRENRSERDHQENVADSARATVPGHVTGFFAARREDDPLASGSIGCGFTLGLLARTTVSAADSTQIIINGHPSDAPVSRHVVESLAPSPVRVETELDMIMGAGFGASGAGALGCAYALNQLFELGLTSNQVASVAHRAEVLSGTGLGDVIAQNTGGLVIRIAHGAPGRGVVDRIPVPGTKVYAVVRGPIPTREVLMDASVMKRINDAGERAVKEILRRPTLGEFMRLSRGFTCEIELASSWALDAMEAVESAGGMASMIMLGDSVFAVGGEECREALQHFGDVIETEIVHRGPLLD
- the coaBC gene encoding bifunctional phosphopantothenoylcysteine decarboxylase/phosphopantothenate--cysteine ligase CoaBC, with product MELSISGSVSDTLSGRTVALGVTGSIAAVRAVDLVRDLIRRGADVHCVMSEAAQRILHPQALEYASGNPVITEITGRVEHVELCGIEGRADMLLIAPATANTIGKIACGIDDTPVTTFATTAIGSGKPVAVVPAMHEAMYRHPAVVENLNRLRSMGVVCIDPRIEESKAKIAENARIVAEVERILGPGDLRSRRILVTSGATAESIDPIRIITNRASGRTGVEIAREAYRRGAEVTVVHRARLGLPFKEVHVESAQDMLDAVMKELSTGYDALIGAAAVGDFTVDAEQRKIKSNDEIVLRLRPAPKILRSVRSAHPDLTIIGFKAETFVSDEDLIRSARESMDASRLNLVIANDVGAGGMGTDDNRVLIVREDGSHAEVSGKKSIIARSVIDELVRIMNERDRGWREARKPQ